The Fusobacterium pseudoperiodonticum DNA window TAGCATTCCAATCAACTACTCTTCCATCACTAGAATTTCCCATCTTACTTCCTGAAACTAAACCATTTGAGTAAGTTACATTTTGTAGAACTCTATCAACTACTTCCTCTCCATCAGGATCAGCTGTTGGACTATATCCACCATTGGAAGTCTTAGGTTGTGAACCTGATATTTGTTTCTTTAAGTCTGCTAGAGAAGGTTTTTCTGTCTTAGATGTTCCTTTAGAATCTGAACTTTCTGAAGAACTTTTCTTTGTTTTTTCATTAGTTGCAGGTTTTTCAGGAGCTTTCTTTTCATCTTTTTTCTCAACTACTTTTTCTCCCTTTTCAGCAAGTTTCTCTACTTTCTTCTCAACAGGTTTTTCTTTTTCAACTGGCTTTTCTTTTGGCTTTTCTGGAGTTTTTTCCTTAGGCTTTTCAGCAGGTTTTTCTGCTGCTTTCTTTTCTGGTTTCTCTGTAATTTTCTCTACAGTTTTTTCAGTTTTAATTTCTTCAACTTTTTTTTCTGTAGGTTTTTCTGGTTTCTCAGTTTTTTCTTCTTTCTTTTCTATACTGTCAGCATCTAAATTTTGTTTTTTAGCATCTACATTCTTTTCGCCTTTAAACTTTGTTGATGCATCACTTTCTACTGCGACCAAACCAATTTTTATTTGTTCAGCATCTAATATTTCTTGAGTATCTTTTGAAAATACTGTTAAAGCAAGTATAATTCCTATATTTATAATTATAGATAAAAACAGACAGATATAGTCACTCTTTTTCATTTTATCACCTACTTCGTACTGTTAGTATCTATATTTATACCACTTGCTCCTGCTTCCTTTAATAAGCTCATAATTTCAACAATAAAACCATAATCGATGTCTTTATCAGCTGAAACTACTACATCTTTACTTTCAGAAGTATCAAGCTTTTCTGATACAAAATCAACAAAAGCTGATAATTCTAACTCCTCAGTTTCAGTCTTTCCTGAATTATTAGTATATTTTATATAAACATTTTTATCTTTATCAACTAGAACTTGAACTTCCTTCAAAGTACTCTTTGTCTTTGCAACAGTTGATTTAGGAAGCTCTATTTTAAAAGCAGACCTTT harbors:
- a CDS encoding ExbD/TolR family protein, producing the protein MKLDRIKRRSGGTLILEITPLIDVVFLLLIFFMLATTFDERSAFKIELPKSTVAKTKSTLKEVQVLVDKDKNVYIKYTNNSGKTETEELELSAFVDFVSEKLDTSESKDVVVSADKDIDYGFIVEIMSLLKEAGASGINIDTNSTK
- a CDS encoding energy transducer TonB, translated to MKKSDYICLFLSIIINIGIILALTVFSKDTQEILDAEQIKIGLVAVESDASTKFKGEKNVDAKKQNLDADSIEKKEEKTEKPEKPTEKKVEEIKTEKTVEKITEKPEKKAAEKPAEKPKEKTPEKPKEKPVEKEKPVEKKVEKLAEKGEKVVEKKDEKKAPEKPATNEKTKKSSSESSDSKGTSKTEKPSLADLKKQISGSQPKTSNGGYSPTADPDGEEVVDRVLQNVTYSNGLVSGSKMGNSSDGRVVDWNAKNKAPEFPQAAKSSGKHGKLKIKLKVDKMGNVLSFVIVEGSGVPEIDAAVERVIGTWRVKLMKNGKPVNGTFYLNYNFDFK